AAATCTGTCCCTGCTTTCGATAAACTGAAGAGGCGCCTTAACTCCCAGCACTGCCAGCGGCTTCAATCCGGCATCACCGAACTGTGAATAATGTGCATTGACAGCTTCCTGTTTTCTGGGATAATGTTCGGAGATATCAACAATAAAGGAGAAGCCCTCCATTCTGTTCAGAAAATAATAAAGTATTATGTTTGGCCTGAAAGCCTCCAGTTCCGGTTCCAGTTTCCTCAGTCCGGCCTTGAAGTGTGCTTCTGTAACCAGGCGGCTTGTATTTACATGGTCGGGATGACGGTCATCCCAATAAGGCGCAATAATAACCTTTGGTCTGTAAGTCCTGATAACCCTGGCAACCTTCATGACATTTTCATGATCTGCGGTAACACTCCCATCAGGCATTCCCAGGTTTATCCTCCATACCGCACCCAGTATTTCCGCTGCCTTCCGGGCCTCCTCCAGCCTCACATCAGGAGTCCCTCTTGTGCCCATTTCCCCTCTGGTCAGGTCTGCTATGCCTACCCGGTAACCCAGCGCTGCTTCTTTTGCCAGGAGGCCTCCGGCCCCAATCTCAACATCATCGGGATGAGCCCCAAAAGCAATTATATCAACATTTTCCCGTGTTGTTTCCATAATCATGCCTCCTGCTGTAAAAATCCGAGCTCACTTGAGCAACTATACACTTATTCTCATTTAAGCATTTGTGTTCTCATTATTTTGTCCAGATGTGCCAGGGTATTGCATTCAAACATACGACAGTACCGCCCGAAAACAGAAACACTCGGGGTATCCGGCCACATTCTGCGGGGGAGGGTGTTCAGCCAGACAATATCCTTTACCTTTTTCTTCAGGACACTCAGCCGGTATGCCGCTTTTTCAGCATTTAAAGTCTTGGTATCACTTACCACTATCACAAAGGTCTGCTTATGCAGTATCTCACCATGTTTTTCGGATATTACCGTAAGCGCTTTTTCGAAATCTGTCCCTTTTCCCCAACTTTCACTAAGGTTAATTATTTCTGACATCATTTCTGCAAAAGGCCTCTTCTGTTCAAATTTCCCGGTGATATTTTCAACATCCTCAGAAAAAATAAAACTTTCAATTTCCTCCACAGCAGTGGAGAGGCCAAACATAAACTGCAGCACAAACCCTGCATATTTGGCCATAGATCCGGAAACATCACATATTAACAGTATTTTGGGTTTTTGAACTCTCCTGCTCCTGTACTTAAGCCGGAACATTGTCCCGCCATAGCGGATATTATGCCTGATTGTCCTCCTCAGGTCAAGTTGCTGCCTTTTATTGCTTCTGTGGTAACGCCTGGCAATCCTTGTCGCCAGTCGGCGGGAAAGCTTATTTATCAGTACTGTGGCAGCAGGCATATCTGTTTCGGTTAATTTCTGAATATCCTGGTACATCAAATGTTCTTCATCCCGAATATTCTCTACTACCTCCCGGAGCACTTCATCAATTTCTGCTTCTCCCGTATACTCTACTTCAGGCGGTCCATCACCCTGAAGCTTGAGGTAGTGCCGCCAATAATTGAGCGAACTCCTAACCATGTTTGCAATTAGCTGTTCCGGGTTATTCACCGGATTGCTCTGAAACTGCTTCTGCAGGTAATCCCGCAGCTTGTTTCTGTTCTGTTCCGGCAGTTTTGCATATATTCCCTTTTCCTCTTCAGTCAGCGGAACCATTACTTCCCTGCTGTCATTCCCCTCGGGGTCCTCCACCTCGTATTTCAATTCATCTTCGACAGCTCTGATTTCCTGAGCTTCCTGTTCCTGGATCTCCTGGTTCCTGGCAGTCCTGTCAGACCGCTCTTCAGGAGTGATGAAAAATGACCGGAACGCCTGGTCCAGGATTACCCTGTCCTCGGAAGACTTGGCCAGGGTGGCCATAAGGGCAGTCCTTACCTGGCTGCGGTCAAGGATATCCACCTCTGTCAGGGCATTAATGGCATCAACAGCCTCAGCCGAACTTATTCTGAGCCCAAGGTGGCGGAG
The nucleotide sequence above comes from Phosphitispora fastidiosa. Encoded proteins:
- a CDS encoding vWA domain-containing protein — translated: MESSTPLYDTFEINFTRFIHILRHLGLRISSAEAVDAINALTEVDILDRSQVRTALMATLAKSSEDRVILDQAFRSFFITPEERSDRTARNQEIQEQEAQEIRAVEDELKYEVEDPEGNDSREVMVPLTEEEKGIYAKLPEQNRNKLRDYLQKQFQSNPVNNPEQLIANMVRSSLNYWRHYLKLQGDGPPEVEYTGEAEIDEVLREVVENIRDEEHLMYQDIQKLTETDMPAATVLINKLSRRLATRIARRYHRSNKRQQLDLRRTIRHNIRYGGTMFRLKYRSRRVQKPKILLICDVSGSMAKYAGFVLQFMFGLSTAVEEIESFIFSEDVENITGKFEQKRPFAEMMSEIINLSESWGKGTDFEKALTVISEKHGEILHKQTFVIVVSDTKTLNAEKAAYRLSVLKKKVKDIVWLNTLPRRMWPDTPSVSVFGRYCRMFECNTLAHLDKIMRTQMLK
- the bshB1 gene encoding bacillithiol biosynthesis deacetylase BshB1 translates to METTRENVDIIAFGAHPDDVEIGAGGLLAKEAALGYRVGIADLTRGEMGTRGTPDVRLEEARKAAEILGAVWRINLGMPDGSVTADHENVMKVARVIRTYRPKVIIAPYWDDRHPDHVNTSRLVTEAHFKAGLRKLEPELEAFRPNIILYYFLNRMEGFSFIVDISEHYPRKQEAVNAHYSQFGDAGLKPLAVLGVKAPLQFIESRDRFQGSQIGAAYGEAFLVRTPVPVADPLEVWGR